AGTGCCGTAGTTTTCCGAGACGGGCTTGAAGTACGGATGTAGCCCCATCGCGGCTACTTCCTGGGGCCGCGTAAACTGCCGGCACTTCTCGAACAAATCGGCGGCCTGGGTCATGGGCGTCTGCGGCATGGCGCGCTTATCCCCTTCATTTGGAAGATATGGACATTCCTGTTAATATACAGACCCCCTTAGACCGGACAAAACCGGTTCGGGCCTCTCGGGGCCCCAGAGGGCGGTCAGGACCCGAAGCACTTCCGGGTTGCCCGCCTCAAAACGCCGTTGAATGGCGCTCTTGTATGCGGCCCAGCGGGCCAAGAAACCGGATATGTCCTCTAGCGTCGGATCGCGGCCGACCACGGCGGCTCCGAAACCGGCCTGCGCGAGCTGCCAGGCGTTAAGCGTCTGCTCGAAGATGCCCCTGTTCGGAAGCGCCAACAAGGGCTTACCCAGGTACAGGGCCTCGGAGATCAGCGTAAAACCCGCCGTGGCAATCACGGCGCGCGCCGAAGCCAGATCCCGCAAAAACCCCTCCAGGGATGAGGGGCGCATCTTCACGTTCCGAGCCACGGCGATGGCCTCCGAAAACCCGTATACGTGAAAGGGGACCTCCGCAAAGCGCTCCAGCAGGCGCAACAGCTTCTCGGCCCCCCGGCTCCGATTTATGTAGACCAGGACGTGTTCCCCCTCGGCGGGCTCAGCCCGCAACACAGCGGATCGGATCACAGGGGGCACGAGCCGAACCCGCTCCGGCCGCCGCAGGGGCAGGGGCAGAAAAGTCGGGATCAACGTGAGCACGGCCTGAGGCGGGGCGATCCAGCGCACCACCGCACCAACCAGGGCCGCGTTCAAACGCCATCGCCAGGGTATCGGATAACGGGCTTCGGTGAGGATCTGCTGCCGATTGAACCCCACTACGGGTAGCCCCAACAAGGCCGCCGCCCGGCCGCTGAAGTATTCGAAATCGTTGATCAGCCACTCGGCTTGAAAGGCCTCCAGAGACCGAGCCAAATCGCGGATCAGCCGACCGGACCTGAGCAGGTGAGGCAGGTTATGCCATAGCGTGCGCCAAGGCCTTAAGGTGTTGTTGTAGACGACGTGCTCCAGCGCGGGGACCCGCAGCACCGGCTTGTTGAGCTCGGTCAAGATCTCGTAGGCCACCCCGCCAGCGCAATAAAGCACCTCATGGCCCTCGAGCTCCAAGGCCTCGGCTATAGCTAATGCCCGGGAGGTGTGTCCCCGACCTTCGCCGCTGAGCGCATATACGATGCGCGCCACGCCCCCGAATGCTCCTCCTTCGCTCCCGATGCTAAAGTAGGCGCATCAGACGCAAAACGCTAGCCCTGCTCAGCCCCACGCCCCCGACGAAGCCAGAGCCGCACGGCGTAACCAAGCCCAAGCAAGGCCAGCAGCAACAGCACAACCCGGCCGTACTGGCGTAAATACTCCCCTACGAGCTCCCAGCGCTCCCCCAGCCAATAGCCCAGTCCCACTAACAGACCCGTCCAGAAGAGTGTGCTCAAGAACGCCGCAACCGTTACGGGACCAAAGGGCATATGCGCCATACCGGCCACAAGCGAAATCACCGAGCGAGTGCCGCTTAAAAAACGATTCAGCACCACCGCTACGATCCCATAGCGATGAAACCACCGCTGCGCCGCCCGCAGGTGCCGCTCGGATACAAACAACAGCCGCGGTCGGCTCAGCAGGACCGGGCCCACCCGGTAGCCGATCCGATACATCGTCACAAAGCCCAAGGTGCTACAGGCGACAGCCCCTAGCCAGAGGCTCCAGACGTTTAGCACCCCCAAACCGGCCAGATACCCCCCGAAAACCACCACCACGTCTCCCGGAATAGGGGGCAATAGGTTCTCCAGATACGCCACCGCCCAGATGGCCACATATAACCACAAGGGGGACAGCCGGCTCAGCAGGCTCACCCACTCGGCAACGTCCATATCACCCAATTCCGAACTAAAAGGAAAAGGCCCCGGTTTTGTATAAACCCGGGGCCTTTCCGAGCGGGACACGGGATTCGAACCCGCGACCTCAACCTTGGCAAGGTTGCGCTCTAACCAACTGAGCTAGTCCCGCCTATGGCGGCGTAAAGATAAGGTCCGAGCCGAGACCTGTCAAGCCGCCTCGATGCCCCGGATCAATTGATCCCTAGCCTCCGGAGAACTGCATCGGTGATATCATGCCGTTCGTCGGCGTACAGCAAAATCGGATTAGGTCCGATCCCGGTGCTGAAGACCAACGCAAGACGGCGTTCCTTAGCCACCTCTTCGATGGCCTTCTGGATCCGGTTTAGAATAGGCTGCATAAGCTCCGCCTCTTTTTGCTCCAGCTCCCGGCTTTTCTCCATGGCAAACTGCTGCAGCTGCGTCTGCAGGCCGGCCAGCTCCTGCTCGCGACGCTGCCGGGCGTCCGGAGACATCAAAGCCTGTCTCCGTTGATAGTCCTGTAGCTGCCGATCAAAATCCTGCAGCTTCTGCTGATATTCGGCCTGATGACGCTGGGCCAGGTTCTCGAGCTGCTTTTGCACGGCGGCCACCTCGGGCATTTTCGATAGAATGAAGTCCACCCGTGTGTAGCCGATGGGTAGGGCGGGGTTGGCACCTTGTTGTTGGGCCCAGGCCAACTGCCCCATCCCCATCATCCCCCAAAGTATCCACGCATATCGCCTCATAGAAGCACCCTTTTGGTTTAGTTGCTCGAAAGCTCAGCGCGCGCTTGAGGCCGCGTTTACGCCCAGCCGTTCAAGCACGAGCGCGCTCAGATCGTGCTGGGGGCGCACGTAGAGAAACGTAAGCGACCCCGATTTATCAAAGACGAAGTCATATCCCTGGGCCTCGGCCACCTCGCGCAAAGCACGCAAGATGCGTTCCTGAATGGGGCGCAGAAGCTGCGCCTGCTGCTGAAAAAGCTCCCCTTGGGGCCCGAATTTTTGTTCGCGAAACTGCTCCAAGAGGCGCTCTTTGTCGACAATTTCTTGCCTTTTTTGGCGCCGCATTTCTTCTGTGTACAGCACTTCTCGGGCCTGATAGTCGCGCACGAGCTGCTCCAGCTCGCGTTGCATCCGCTCCAGCTCGCGTTGCCATTCTTGCGCCATGCGCTCTAGCCGCTGCTGGGCGTCCTGATATTCGGGCAGTCTGTTCAGGATATGCTCCGAGTCGATATACCCGATCTTCTGTTGGGCCCATGCCAGGGTGCTTCCCACCCCCCCTAAGAGGATACCAAGGAGCAGATATCGCATAGCCATCCCCGTTGCGCTAAAACTGCGGCCCAATGCTGAATTGGAACACCCAGCCCGGGCGAGTCACCCCCGGAATGCGGTCAAAGGCATAGCCGTAGTTCAGATCCAGCAGGCCCAGAATAGGTAAAAACAGCCGCACCCCCAAGCCGGCGGACCGATACAGCTGCGTCGGCACGTAGGAGGCGAAATCCAACCAGGTGTTGCCGGCATCCACGAATACGTACGGGAACAGGTTGAGCTGTTGGGTCTGCACCAGGGGGTAGCGCAGCTCAGCCGAGTATTTGTTGAGAATCGTCCCCCCTATGGGTCCATCTTGGGTTCGCGGCGAGATCAGCTGCGAGCCGCCTCGGTAGCCTCGCATAAAGACGATATCTTGGCCGAAGAACTGCTGGGCCTCCAAGATCGTGCCGCCGATGTAGAAACGCTCAAAGGGGCTGCGCTCCCCTTTGCGGAAGGAGCCCAGATAGCCGTAATCAAGCGCGGTGCCCAGCACCAGATTGCCAATAATGGGCACGTTCCATTTCAAACCCAGACGCCACTTGTGATACTGGATGAAACCCGGAAGCGGAGGGGCCAGGTCAACCGTGAGCGTCATCTCAGAGCCCGTTCGGGGGAAGAAGGGGTTATCGATGGAGCTTCGGCTCAACGTCTGCCGTAGGCTTACGGTCTGGTGCACCCCATTCGGAAGCCCGTAGTAGTAGGTAGAGCCCTGTAGGCGCACGTCGTAAATCTGATAGCTCAGCGCGTGGCTGAGCTGGAAGAAATCGTCTGGCCACGACAGGCGGCGGCCTAAGCTGAGCGACACCCCAGTGGTGTGGAAGTGTTCGTTGCGCTGCTGTAGCAGGCTATCTGGGGGCAAGGGCAGGCCATAGAGGTCGTAGTAATAGTAGTCATACAGCCCAAAGGTGCGGCGGTTGTGGTACAAGCTAAAACCCGCCGGCATAGGCCGACCCCGAAACCAGGGCTCAGTAAAGCTGATCGAATAGGCCTGGTAGTTGCGGCCCGCCACCTGTACGGACAGGCTGAGCTTTTGCCCGTCTCCGGAGGGCAGAGGCCGCCAGGCTTTGGCGCGCGTGATGTCCTGAATAGAGAAGTTGTTGAAGGCCAGCCGCAGGCCCAGGATCAGCCCGATGTAGCGCCCGCCATAGGATCCGGAGAGCTCCAGCTGATCGCCCCCCTTTTCCACTACGGAGTACGTCAAATCGACCGTCTTGCGCTCGGGATCCACCTGATAATCGGGCCGGATCTGCTCCGGCTCAAAGAAGCCCAGCACGGCCAGCTCGCGCACGCTACGTTGGATGGCCTCTCGGCTGAACTTATCTCCGGGCAGGGTGCGCAGCTCCCGCCGGATGACGTGCTCCTTCGTCTTCGTATTGCCCGTAATGAGCACGCGCCGGATGGTGGCGATCTCCCCCTCGTAGAGTTCAAAGATCAGATCCACCGAATCCGGCGCCACCACGCGCTCCTCAAGCTGGGCGTTGAAAAACAGATACCCGTTGTTCTGATAAAGCCCGTATACGTCCAACCCGTTGGGGTTGAACTGCAGATTCCGCTGCAGCTTTTTGGCGTTGTAACGCTCCCCGGGCTTAAAGCCCAGGACCTCGGTTAGCTGCGCGTCGGTGTAGACCGTGTTGCCACGCCACTCGATGCGGCGCACGTAGTAGCGGGGCCCCTCATAGAGGCTGAGCGCCACCACAAGACCGGCCCGGGTCGAGTCGTAGTAGACGGTATCCCGGAGTACGCGCGCATCGCGAAACCCCTGCTCGGCGTAGGCCTCGATCAGGTTGGCCAAGTCCTCCCGGAGATCCATCGGATCGAACTTGGCCCGGCCCCAGAAGCGCCACCAGGCGTCCTGTTTGGTCTTCTTTAGCCGGCGGCGCACCCAGGCGTCGGACATCGCCCGGTTGCCTTCCACGAGAATACGCTTGACCTCTACGCTTGGGCCCTTGTCCACGTCAAAGCTCAAGCGCACGTAACCCGGCTTGCCCACCACGGAGTCGGCTCGAGCCGTTACGCGAACCTGCAGATGACCTTTCTTCTCGAAGTATTCCGCAATCACACGTTGGGCGCGCCCGATCGTGCTGCGGGACACAGAGGTACCGCGTGCGAGCACAAGCCGCTTGCGCAGCTCCTCACGCTCGCCCCGCTTGACGCCGCGGATCTCGTAATCCTCCAGTCGGGGCTCCTCACGCACCGCGATCACAAGAAAAGCGCCATCGCCCACGCTGCGCTCCAGGCGCACCTGCACATCGGAAAACATCCCCAACCGATACAGCTGGCGGATGGCGTTCGAGACGGCCTCTCCGGGAATGCGAATCGTCATGCCCTTGTATAGGCCGCTAGTGCTCAGGACCAGATCCCGAGTCGTGGGGCCTGTGGCCCCTTCGACTAGGATATCCAAGATCTGGTAAGTGCGCGGCTCTTCCAGAAAAGGGTGCGCCTCCGGGGCGCCGCTTTGCTGCGCGCGTACCGTCCCCAGCGCCCCAAAAAGCATCCATAAGAGCAGGCATAGCCAGCGATGGCGACCCATGGCGCTCCTTCTTACACTACGGGCTGACCGTTGGCCAGAAAGGCGGCCACTTGCTCGCTTGTGCGGCCATAACGGCGCTCCCGGCTTTGAAAACTGCGAATGGCCTCGTACAGGTGAACTCGGCGGAAATCCGGCCACAAGCACGGGGTGACGTAAAACTCCGCGTAGGCGATCTGCCACAAGAGAAAGTTCGACACCCGAAATTCGTTGCTGGTGCGGATCACCAGGTCCGGATCCGGCATACCGGCCGTACTCAGATGTTGGGCCACAACGGCCTCCGTAATGCGCTCCGGATCTAGGTTTCCGGCCGCCACCTCTTGGGCGATGCGACGCACGGCCTCGGTGATCTCCCAGCGTCCACCATAGCTTAGAGCCAGCGTAAGCACCATACGCTCACCGGAGCGGGTGCGTTCCATGGCCTCTAGCAGCTCATCGCGGCAGGACGAGGGCAAACGCTCCAAATCCCCAACGGCGTTAAGTCGGATACGATGCTGTCGCAGCGTACGGGTCTCGCGCCTGAGGGTGCGCACCAGTAGCTCCATGAGCGCGTTTACCTCGGAGACCGGGCGGGCCCAGTTTTCGGTGGAGAAGGCGTATAGGGTCAGATACGGTATCCCCAACTCGGCGCAAGCTTCCACGACGTCGCGAACCGCGGCCACGGCCGCCCGATGCCCGGCCACGCGGGGCAGACCGCGTTTGCGCGCCCATCTGCCGTTGCCGTCCATGATGATGGCGACGTGCCGGGGAAGCGGCCCTTGCAGACGAAGCGCTTCCTGCTCGGCGCGATCTTGGGCCGAGGGCGTGCTCTGCGCATGGGGATCTTTAGCGGCCATTGCGGCTAGGCCTTATCTGGATCTGGAGGGTCTCTACATAAAAAGCACCCGTTTGGGTGCTGCAACCCACAAAGCTACCAGGCCCTGTTTCCGTTGTCAAGGAATCGAACCCGAACCAACTGAGGGCCCGGACTCCATGGCCAAGGCGGGCACTCGCATCCGAATGAGGTCCTAAGGCCCCCCGCGGGATAAAAGGGCGCTTTTGAAGTCGGTTAGCACCGTCCATTGTAGCGCCTATTCCTCTAGACCCCGCCTGCTTGCGACGGCTCTTCGGAGAGCGTCTTGCGGGAAAAAGACGGCTGTCGGTGTTTACCGTCGCGCGCACCCGGCGTTCCACGTAATAGCGAGTCGGCTGCTCGGTCCGACCGAAGAGAGCGCGCCTTTGCATATTCAAAGCTGAAGCAGAGCTCAAGCGAAATCCGGTGGTCGATTACGCACCGCAACGGCTCTTCGGCTCGCCATGGCGTAACCCCGTGCTCGATGCGCTGCATGTCGCAATCATGCGAGGCCTGCTGGGCGCTGCTCAGGCCCCAGACCTTCCGGCGCGACAGGGCAGGTTCAGTTGTGCGTGCGCATATCGAAACGCGGGCAGGTGCCGCTCGGCGGGGTTGCCCGCCTCGCCTCCGGCCGGCTCGAAGTCCACCGCGCACCGATCTTCGTGGGCAACATGGGGCGGTGCCGGACTTTCGGGTAGCGCAGCGCTTTGCGGGTTGCATTCTGCCCAGGCGCGTAGGCAGCTCGGTCTAGCACCTCCTTATCTTGCAGGACCGGGACCGTGTGGCGAAACCGGCTCGGGTGCTCCGCAAGCGAACAAGAGCAGTTCGCGGCCTGCAGCGCACCCCGAGGTCCATTCGAGGTTTGCACCGGGAGCCGACGATGGGGGATCCCCCGCTGCCCGGCCGGGTTCAGGCTCAGGTGCTTGTCTCGGCCTCTGCCTCTTCTTCGGGCACAAAAGGGGTCACGTCGGCGATTGCGTCCCCATCGGCCAGCTTAATGAGCCGCACGCCCTGGGTGTTGCGGCCCATCTCCCGGATATCGCGAATGGGCATCCGAATCACCGTGCCCTGAACGGTGATGAGCATGAGTTCGTCGGAGTCGGTGACCTCTCGGAGCGCGATCACGGGCCCGGTTTTGTCCGTAACGCGCATCGTGATCACGCCCTTGCCGCCTCTAGCCTGCACGCGGTACTCCTCCAGGGGGCTGCGTTTGCCGTATCCGCGCTCGCTTACGGTCAGCAGCGACACGCCGGAACGGCGCACGGCCACCATGCCGACCACGGCGTCATCGGGTTCCTCCAGTTCGATCCCCTTGACGCCGGCCGCCACGCGGCCCATGGGCCGCACCTCGCGTTCCGAGAACCGGATGGCCCGACCCGAGCGCGTGGCGAGCACGATCTCATGCGTGCCGTCGGTGAGCTTGGCCTCGATGAGTTCGTCCCCCGGACGGATGTCCAGGGCGATGATCCCGTCTCGACGGGGCCGGCTGTATTGCTCCAGAGGCGTCTTCTTGACCATACCCTGACGGGTGGCCATCAAGATGTAATGCCGATCGACGTAAGCGGGATCCTGCAGGGTCTTGACGGCCACGATGGCGCGGATCTGTTCCTGTTGGCCGATTTGGATCAGGTTGCGAATAGAACGGCCGCGCGAAGCCCGCCCGCCTTCGGGGATTTCGAAGACCTTGAGCCAGTAGCATCGGCCTTGATTGGTGAAGAACAACAGGTAGTGGTGCGTACTGGCTACAAACAGACGCTCCACGTAATCGTCCTCGCGCGTGCCCGCTCCGCGTACGCCCTTGCCGCCGCGCCCCTGACGCCGATAGCCCGAAAGGGCCGTGCGCTTGATAAAGCCCTGATGCGTGATCGTAACGACCACGTCCTCGTCGGCGATCATGTCCTCTACGCGGAAGTCCTCGGCCGTGTAGACGATCTCCGTGCGACGCGCATCCCCGTAGCGCTCTCGAAGCTCGCGCAGCTCCTCCTTGATCAGCTCCATGCGCAGCGGCTCCTGTTCCAGAATGGCCCGCAGCCGCTCGATGAGCTGCAGCGTTTCTTTGTACTCCTGTTCGATTTTTTGGCGTTCCAGACCGGTCAGCCGCTGCAGGCGCATCTCCAAAATGGCCCGGGCCTGCCGCTCCGAAAGCCCAAAGCGCTCCATGAGACGCTCCTGGGCTGTGGGCACATCGGGCGCGCTGCGGATGGTCTGGATGACCGCATCCAGGTGACGGAGGGCTATCTTGAGGCCCTCCAACAGGTGCGCCCGCTCCTCGGCTTCGGCCAGCTCAAAGCGGGTGCGGCGCAGCACGACCTCGTGCCGGTGCTCAACGTAGTGGGCGATCAGATCCCGGAGCGTGAGCACCTTGGGTTTGCCGCCGACCAGGGCGAGCAAGATCACCCCGAAAGTCGACTGCAGGGCCGTGTGCTTGTAGAGGTTGTTGAGCACGACCGTCGGGTCGGCCTCGCGCTTCAGTTCGAAGACGACGCGCAGCCCGTCGCGATCGGACTCATCCCGGATATCCGCTATGCCGTCGAGCTTTCGGTCCCGAACAAGCTGCGCGATCTTTTCGATAAGCTGCGCCTTGTTGACCAGATAGGGGATCTCCGTGACCACGATCGCCGCGCGCCCCCCACGCTGGGTCTCGACTTGGGCCCGAGCCCGCACGGTGATCTTGCCCTTTCCGGTTGTGTAGGCCTCTCGGACCCCGTCGTAGCCGTAGATGATGCCCCCTGTGGGAAAATCGGGCCCCTTGATGTAGCGCAACAGCTCTTCGTTGCCGATGTCCCGGTTGTCGATGTAGGCGATGATCCCGTCGACGACCTCTTGCAGGTTATGGGGGGGTATGTTCGTCGCCATGCCGACGGCGATGCCGCTGGCGCCGTTCAAAAGCAGGTTCGGAGGTAGAGCCGGGAGCACAGCGGGCTCTTGCAGAGAATCGTCGAAATTCGGGCTAAAATCGACCGTGTCCTTGGCGATATCCCGCAGCATCTCTTCGGCTAGCCGGGTAAGACGCACCTCGGTGTAGCGCATCGCCGCCGCGGCATCGCCGTCAAGGGATCCGAAATTGCCCTGCCCGTCCACTAAGGGGTAGCGCATCGAGAAGTCCTGCGCCATGCGGACCATCGTATCGTAGACGGCCGCATCCCCGTGGGGGTGGTACTTACCCAGGACCTCGCCCACCACGCGGGCGCTTTTCTTGTAGGGCCGGTTGTGTCCGAGCCCCAATTCGGACATGGCATAAAGGATGCGCCGTTGCACAGGCTTAAGCCCATCGCGCACATCCGGCAGCGCACGGGAGACGATGACGGACATCGCATAATCGATGTAGGCCGTCTTCATCTCCTCTTCGATCGAAATCGGGATGACGCGCTCGCGGCTGTTGTTGTCCAACATCGGTGGATTAGACGTCTAGATTGGCGTACTTGGCGTTTTGCTCGATAAAGCGCCGACGCGGCTCCACGGCCTCGCCCATGAGGATGGAGAAGAGGTGATCGGCCGCCGCCGCGCTTTCGATCGTAACCTGCTCCAATAGACGCCGCTCCGGATCCATGGTGGTGGCCCAGAGCTGCTCCGGGTTCATCTCGCCCAGACCCTTGTAGCGCTGCACGGTCGCCTGTTCTCGACGTTTTTCCTGCTCCAGGCGCCGCAGGAGCTCATCGCGCTCCTCATCGGTCCAGGCATACCATTCTTCCTTGCCCGCCTTGATGCGATACAGGGGGGGCAGGGCGATGTAGACGTATCCGTTTTCGATAAGCGGCCGCAGATAGCGGAAGAAAAACGTAAGCAAAAGGGTGCGGATGTGCGACCCGTCCACATCGGCATCGGTCATGAGGACGATCTTGTGATAGCGCAGGCCGCTTAGGTCGATCTCCTCTTCCGAGGTCCCGATGCCGCATCCCAACGCGATGGCGATGTTGCGGATCTCCTCGTTCTCCAAAACTTTGTCCAAGCGAGCCTTCTCCACGTTCAAGATCTTGCCGCGCAAGGGCAGGACGGCCTGGAAACGCCTATCGCGGGCCTGCTTAGCCGAACCGCCAGCCGAATCGCCCTCCACCAGGAACAGCTCGCAGTGCCGCGGATCGGAGATCGCGCAGTCGGCCAGCTTGCCCGGCAGCCCGGATCCGGAGAGCACGTTTTTGCGCTGCACCAGTTCCCGGGCCCGTCGGGCCGCTTCGCGGGCCTGAGCGGCCAACAGCACCTTCTGCAGAATGGCGCGCGCCACGCGCGGGTGCTGCTCCAAGAAATCGGCCAGCCGCTCGTTGACAAAGACCTCTACCGCGCTCTGCACCTCGGAATTGCCGAGCTTCGTCTTCGTCTGGCCCTCAAACTGCGGCTCGGCCACCTTAATGGAGATGACGGCCGTTAGGCCTTCGCGGAAATCCTCGCCCGCCAGCTCAAATTTGACGTTGCGCAGCAGCCCGTTTTTCTCGGCATAAGCCTTGAGCGTGCGCGTAAGGGCTTTGCGAAAGCCCGTAACGTGCGTGCCCCCTTCGTGCGTGTTGATGTTGTTTACGTACGAAAGCACGTTCTCCACATAGGAGTCGTTATACTGCATGGCGATCTCGATGGGCACGCCGTCCTGTTCGCCGGCCAGGTAAATGATGGGCTGATGCAGCGGGGTGCGGTTTTCATCCAAGAACCGCACAAACTCGCGGATGCCCCCCTTGTAGTGGTATTCTTCCCGTAGCGGAGGGCTTTCGCGCTCATCCAGGAGCGTGATCCGAACGGTGGGGTTCAGAAAAGCCAGCTCCCGCAGCCGCTCGGCCACGGTGTCGAAGCGAAACTGGGTGTGCTTGAAGATGAGCTTGTCCGGCAGAAACCGGACCCGCGTGCCCGTACGCCGGCTTTTGCCCGCGATCACCAGGTCCGTTACGGGACGACCGCGCTCGTAACGCTGCCGCCAAATGTGCCCGTCGCGATGCACTTCGACTTCGAGCCATTCCGAAAGAGCGTTTACGCAGGAGACTCCCACCCCGTGTAGGCCACCGGAGACCTTATAGGTCTTTTTGTCGAACTTGCCGCCCGCGTGCAGCTTGGTCATAACGACCTCCACGGCGGGTCGGCCCTCGGTGGGATGGATGTCGACGGGAATGCCGCGGCCGTTGTCCGTTACGGAACAGGAACCGTCGTCGTGCAGCACAACCTCAATGCGGTCGCAAAAGCCGGCCAGGGCCTCGTCGATGGAGTTGTCCACGACCTCGTAGATCAGGTGATGCAGGCCACGCGGGCCCACATCCCCGATGTACATGGCCGGCCGTCGGCGCACGGCCTCTAGGCCTTCCAGGATCGTAATGGATTCCGCTGTGTACTGCGATACGGCTTCGGGCGTGCTCATTCGGATCCGTCTGCTAAAGGTGTGCGCTTTTGCAAAAATACGGCCCCTATCGGGGCAAATGCGAATGCGCCCCCAGAAGCGCCGCGATGCGCTCTGCGGCTCGCCCATCCCCGTAATGCGGCCGAGGCGGGCTGGCGGGAGCCGGGGCGCGAAGCGCCGCCCAGAGGCGTTCGGGGTCCAGGTCCACCAGGTGATTCCAGCCCTCTTGGACCGTCTCCCCCCATTCCGTTTCGGCCCGCAGCGTAAGACAGGGGCGGCCCAGCCAGTAAGCCTCCTTTTGCAGCCCCCCGGAGTCGGTCAGCACCCGATGGCAACCCTCCAGAAGGCGTATCATAGCCAGATAGCCTACGGGCTCGACCGCATATACCGTTGCGGGCAGGCTGAGCCCGAAGGCGGCCAACTGCTTGCGCGCCCTCGGATGCAGCGGCCAGACCACGGGCCGATCTAGCTCCCCTAAGAGCGCAAGCAGGCGGCGGAACCGGTCTGGGTCGTCCGTGTTTTCGGCCCGGTGCACGGTGAGCAGATAGTACGAGCCGGGCTCAAAGGGCACCAGCGCCTCCGGGCGCACCCGCTCGCGGGCCCGATCCCGGTAAAAGAGCAGGGCGTCAAGCATGACGTCGCCCGTCCAGTGCACCCCGCGCGTGATGCCCTCTGTTCGCAGGTTCTCTACGGCCTGTTGGCTGGGGCAGAAGAGCAGGTCCGCAAGCCGATCGGCCACAAGCCGGTTGACCTCCTCGGGCATGCGGGGGTTGTAGCTGCGCAAACCGGCCTCCACGTGGGCCAGGGGCAGACGAAGTTTGGCCGCCACAAGCGCCCCGGCCAGGGTGGAGTTCGTATCCCCGTAGACGAGCACCCAATCCGGGCTGGGCCGAAGCGCAAGCAGAAGCGCCTCCAGGCGCATCATCATGAGCCCGGTCTGTACGGCGTGCGTGCCGGAGCCCACCTCCAGGTTTTGCGCCGGCTCGGGCAGCTCCAGCTCCTCGAAAAACACCCGGTCCATAGTAAGATCGTAGTGTTGGCCCGTGTGTACGAGGATCTCTTCGATGCCCGCCGCCTTGAGGGCGCGGCTTACCGGCGCGGCCTTGATAAACTGCGGCCGCGCCCCGACTACGGTCACGACGCGCATGAGCCTTCCTCGACGAGCTTATCGAGCAGGGCGGCCAGCTCCTGGGTGAGCGCACGGCGGCTGTAACGGCGCGCCGCCTCCGGCGTGGCCCCGGCCTGGGGTTGTCCTGCGGACCAGGCCGCATACAGCGCGCGCAGTTGCCGCTTTAAGCCCTCCACGTCGTCCCAATCGAACATCTGGCCCGCGCCGCTCTGGCGCAGGATCTGAGCCGCCTCCCCCTCCGGAGGGCCGATCCCGAGCACGGGCCGTGCGGAGGCGATGTACTCGTAGAGCTTGCCCGTGATGATCCCCTCGGCCCCAGGAACGCGGTTGATCACAAGCAGCAGGGCGTCGGCGGTCCGCATGCGCTGAAGCGCCGCCTCATGGGGCAGGTACGGGCTTATGCGCACCCGACCGCTTAGCCCGCTTCGCCGCAGGCGCTCCCGAATGGAGGCGTCCACGATGCCGACAAGTTCCACCTCCAAGCGCATATCCTCGGATGCGAGCGCCTCAAGAGCCCGCCACAACGACTCCGGGTTTCGGGCTGCATTGAGCGTGCCCACGTGCAGAAGCCGAAAGACGTCCCCAGAGTCCGGAGGCGGCGGATCGGAGGCGAAATCCGCCTCGTCGAACCCGTTGGGGATGACCACGTACGGGCGCTCGAGGCGCTCACGCAGGGCGCGCGCCATAAAGGAGCCCACCGTAACCACGGCCGAGGCCGTCTGGAGCACGCTGCGCTCCAGATATGCGTCCAGACGCCGCGTCAGGCCCGTCATGGGCAGCTCGGCGTAGTAGTCGATTCCCGTCCACGGATCCCGAAAGTCCGCCACCCAGGGGATACGGAAGCGCCGGTGCAGGGCGCGCCCGATAAGATGCACCGAATGCGGGGGGCCGGAGCTCACTAGCGCCCGGATG
This portion of the Bacteroidota bacterium genome encodes:
- the gyrA gene encoding DNA gyrase subunit A translates to MLDNNSRERVIPISIEEEMKTAYIDYAMSVIVSRALPDVRDGLKPVQRRILYAMSELGLGHNRPYKKSARVVGEVLGKYHPHGDAAVYDTMVRMAQDFSMRYPLVDGQGNFGSLDGDAAAAMRYTEVRLTRLAEEMLRDIAKDTVDFSPNFDDSLQEPAVLPALPPNLLLNGASGIAVGMATNIPPHNLQEVVDGIIAYIDNRDIGNEELLRYIKGPDFPTGGIIYGYDGVREAYTTGKGKITVRARAQVETQRGGRAAIVVTEIPYLVNKAQLIEKIAQLVRDRKLDGIADIRDESDRDGLRVVFELKREADPTVVLNNLYKHTALQSTFGVILLALVGGKPKVLTLRDLIAHYVEHRHEVVLRRTRFELAEAEERAHLLEGLKIALRHLDAVIQTIRSAPDVPTAQERLMERFGLSERQARAILEMRLQRLTGLERQKIEQEYKETLQLIERLRAILEQEPLRMELIKEELRELRERYGDARRTEIVYTAEDFRVEDMIADEDVVVTITHQGFIKRTALSGYRRQGRGGKGVRGAGTREDDYVERLFVASTHHYLLFFTNQGRCYWLKVFEIPEGGRASRGRSIRNLIQIGQQEQIRAIVAVKTLQDPAYVDRHYILMATRQGMVKKTPLEQYSRPRRDGIIALDIRPGDELIEAKLTDGTHEIVLATRSGRAIRFSEREVRPMGRVAAGVKGIELEEPDDAVVGMVAVRRSGVSLLTVSERGYGKRSPLEEYRVQARGGKGVITMRVTDKTGPVIALREVTDSDELMLITVQGTVIRMPIRDIREMGRNTQGVRLIKLADGDAIADVTPFVPEEEAEAETST
- a CDS encoding isoprenyl transferase, yielding MAAKDPHAQSTPSAQDRAEQEALRLQGPLPRHVAIIMDGNGRWARKRGLPRVAGHRAAVAAVRDVVEACAELGIPYLTLYAFSTENWARPVSEVNALMELLVRTLRRETRTLRQHRIRLNAVGDLERLPSSCRDELLEAMERTRSGERMVLTLALSYGGRWEITEAVRRIAQEVAAGNLDPERITEAVVAQHLSTAGMPDPDLVIRTSNEFRVSNFLLWQIAYAEFYVTPCLWPDFRRVHLYEAIRSFQSRERRYGRTSEQVAAFLANGQPVV
- the gyrB gene encoding DNA topoisomerase (ATP-hydrolyzing) subunit B encodes the protein MSTPEAVSQYTAESITILEGLEAVRRRPAMYIGDVGPRGLHHLIYEVVDNSIDEALAGFCDRIEVVLHDDGSCSVTDNGRGIPVDIHPTEGRPAVEVVMTKLHAGGKFDKKTYKVSGGLHGVGVSCVNALSEWLEVEVHRDGHIWRQRYERGRPVTDLVIAGKSRRTGTRVRFLPDKLIFKHTQFRFDTVAERLRELAFLNPTVRITLLDERESPPLREEYHYKGGIREFVRFLDENRTPLHQPIIYLAGEQDGVPIEIAMQYNDSYVENVLSYVNNINTHEGGTHVTGFRKALTRTLKAYAEKNGLLRNVKFELAGEDFREGLTAVISIKVAEPQFEGQTKTKLGNSEVQSAVEVFVNERLADFLEQHPRVARAILQKVLLAAQAREAARRARELVQRKNVLSGSGLPGKLADCAISDPRHCELFLVEGDSAGGSAKQARDRRFQAVLPLRGKILNVEKARLDKVLENEEIRNIAIALGCGIGTSEEEIDLSGLRYHKIVLMTDADVDGSHIRTLLLTFFFRYLRPLIENGYVYIALPPLYRIKAGKEEWYAWTDEERDELLRRLEQEKRREQATVQRYKGLGEMNPEQLWATTMDPERRLLEQVTIESAAAADHLFSILMGEAVEPRRRFIEQNAKYANLDV